A stretch of Geobacter sp. DNA encodes these proteins:
- a CDS encoding hotdog fold thioesterase, with translation MYEEKYAVPMTAGEPLPFELPRWIACAPFEEYLEMTIIEAKGGKAFLTMPFKVKHAQGMGLMHGGAVTALADTAVAMAIKSMLPEGSHFVTIELGLSFHAPIHGGMVRAEAEAEIQDERTIKGVARVFDENGVKAATYTSIFRIKRPR, from the coding sequence ATGTACGAAGAAAAGTATGCAGTGCCGATGACTGCCGGGGAGCCACTACCTTTCGAGCTTCCCCGCTGGATCGCCTGCGCGCCGTTTGAAGAGTACCTGGAGATGACCATTATCGAGGCCAAAGGGGGAAAGGCATTCCTTACCATGCCCTTCAAGGTGAAACATGCCCAGGGGATGGGGCTGATGCATGGCGGTGCCGTGACGGCCCTGGCCGATACTGCCGTGGCCATGGCCATCAAGAGCATGCTCCCCGAAGGAAGCCATTTCGTCACTATCGAACTGGGGCTCTCGTTTCATGCGCCTATCCACGGCGGCATGGTGAGGGCTGAGGCAGAGGCGGAGATCCAGGACGAGCGGACCATCAAGGGGGTGGCCCGGGTCTTTGACGAGAACGGTGTCAAGGCCGCGACCTATACCTCGATCTTCCGGATCAAGCGTCCGAGATAG
- a CDS encoding thioredoxin fold domain-containing protein produces MRGLFALGLLLVATVAHAELPSASPAVISKALQSGKPTVIDLGARTCIPCKKMAPILESLAGEYRGRASILFIDVHEDQAAAQKFRVQMIPTQIFFDAQGKEIKRHMGFMDREAIVKELKVAGAR; encoded by the coding sequence ATGCGCGGTCTCTTTGCTCTGGGTCTCCTATTGGTCGCCACCGTTGCCCACGCCGAACTCCCTTCGGCATCTCCCGCTGTCATCAGCAAGGCGCTGCAATCCGGCAAGCCAACCGTCATCGACCTGGGTGCGCGGACCTGCATCCCGTGCAAGAAGATGGCGCCGATCCTCGAATCCCTGGCCGGCGAATACCGGGGACGCGCCAGCATATTGTTCATCGACGTCCATGAAGATCAGGCCGCCGCGCAGAAGTTCCGGGTGCAGATGATTCCGACCCAGATCTTCTTCGACGCCCAGGGAAAAGAGATCAAGAGGCACATGGGGTTCATGGACAGGGAGGCAATCGTCAAGGAGCTGAAGGTAGCGGGCGCCCGGTGA
- a CDS encoding thioredoxin family protein, translating to MKIEVLGTGCAKCTTLYDNVKAALAELGKEAEVVKVQDIPSIMKYGVMSTPALVVDGTVKFSGKAPGVAELKGVL from the coding sequence ATGAAGATCGAAGTATTGGGAACCGGCTGTGCCAAGTGCACGACACTCTACGACAATGTGAAGGCGGCACTGGCAGAGCTGGGCAAGGAGGCGGAGGTGGTGAAGGTGCAGGACATCCCTTCCATCATGAAGTACGGGGTCATGAGCACCCCGGCGCTGGTGGTGGATGGCACGGTGAAGTTTTCCGGCAAAGCACCGGGCGTGGCAGAACTGAAGGGGGTACTCTGA
- a CDS encoding cytochrome c biogenesis protein CcdA: MSFLDNIEQIVAAWPLMAFGAVFFAGVLSSASPCVLATIPLVVGFVGGYSDGDRARAFRYSLAFILGLSLTFTAFGAAAGLLGTMFGTLGGPWYLIAGGIALVMGGQMMGLYEIRLPIRRDFKPKRGGIAGSFLLGLFFGVVSSPCATPVLVVILTLVAGKGQVLYGIALLFTYAVGHCLLMLFAGTFTGFVEGFVKARGVVNFSLWSKRVSGGIVALVGGWFVWQAL; the protein is encoded by the coding sequence GTGAGTTTTCTCGACAACATCGAGCAGATCGTTGCTGCCTGGCCGCTTATGGCCTTTGGCGCGGTCTTTTTCGCCGGAGTGCTCTCCTCGGCGTCTCCCTGCGTACTCGCCACCATACCGCTGGTGGTCGGCTTCGTCGGCGGCTACAGCGACGGCGACCGGGCCAGGGCGTTCCGCTACTCGCTCGCCTTCATCCTCGGCCTGTCGCTCACCTTTACCGCCTTTGGCGCGGCAGCCGGGCTTTTGGGCACCATGTTCGGCACCCTTGGCGGTCCGTGGTACCTGATTGCCGGGGGGATCGCCCTGGTCATGGGTGGCCAGATGATGGGGCTGTACGAGATCCGCCTGCCGATCAGGCGCGACTTCAAGCCCAAGCGGGGCGGAATTGCCGGCTCGTTCCTGCTGGGGCTCTTCTTCGGGGTCGTTTCCTCCCCCTGCGCCACCCCGGTACTGGTGGTCATCCTGACCCTGGTGGCGGGAAAAGGACAGGTGCTCTACGGCATTGCCCTCCTCTTCACCTACGCCGTCGGTCATTGCCTGCTGATGCTCTTCGCCGGCACCTTCACCGGCTTTGTGGAGGGTTTTGTCAAGGCGAGGGGCGTGGTGAATTTCTCTCTCTGGTCCAAACGGGTCAGCGGAGGGATCGTTGCACTGGTGGGCGGGTGGTTTGTCTGGCAGGCGCTCTGA
- a CDS encoding rhodanese-like domain-containing protein, translating to MRRFALAFYCVLMTMQLTPAAASAAESEFETFLRRFDYDTRADMKIDSKRLLQLLSEKKAILMDIRFKEETAAWRMGFGLFIPLNELPKRLNELPKDKIIVVACPHKDRSAIAMAYLRSKGYNARYLVDGLTGLAENLRGDNAREFMEELEKAGAQQR from the coding sequence ATGAGACGATTTGCGCTGGCCTTCTACTGTGTTCTGATGACGATGCAACTCACCCCCGCAGCAGCCAGTGCAGCGGAATCCGAATTCGAGACCTTTCTCAGACGCTTCGACTACGATACCAGGGCCGACATGAAGATTGACAGCAAGCGGCTACTGCAGCTTTTGAGCGAGAAAAAGGCCATCCTGATGGATATCCGTTTCAAGGAAGAGACAGCGGCATGGCGCATGGGATTCGGCCTGTTCATCCCCCTGAATGAACTCCCCAAGCGGTTGAATGAGCTCCCCAAGGACAAAATCATCGTCGTGGCCTGCCCGCACAAGGACCGTTCGGCCATTGCCATGGCCTATCTGCGGAGCAAGGGGTACAACGCCCGCTACCTGGTTGACGGGCTGACAGGGCTGGCTGAAAACCTGCGCGGCGACAATGCCAGGGAGTTCATGGAAGAACTGGAAAAGGCAGGAGCGCAACAGCGCTGA
- a CDS encoding DoxX family membrane protein, with protein sequence MKIFLRILLGLVMLVAGSGKLIDLPAFVLILRTYRFFPEELLWPAAVAVTAAELLLGIWLLWGRQLLYAALTAAFLHATYAIWGSYMLLRGKPIISCGCFGSLVTRPLSWSTVTFNLILIAIAATVACLCKKSAGAISDA encoded by the coding sequence ATGAAAATCTTTCTCAGAATCCTGCTCGGCCTGGTGATGCTGGTTGCCGGAAGCGGCAAGCTGATAGATCTGCCGGCCTTTGTCCTGATCCTCCGCACATACCGATTCTTTCCCGAAGAACTCCTCTGGCCGGCAGCGGTTGCCGTGACAGCGGCCGAACTGCTACTCGGCATCTGGCTGCTCTGGGGACGTCAGCTCTTGTATGCGGCCCTCACTGCTGCCTTTCTCCATGCGACCTACGCAATCTGGGGCTCATACATGCTGCTTCGCGGCAAGCCGATCATCAGCTGCGGCTGCTTTGGCTCCCTGGTGACCCGCCCCCTTTCCTGGTCAACGGTCACTTTCAATCTGATCCTGATTGCCATCGCCGCGACCGTTGCCTGCCTCTGCAAAAAGTCGGCGGGAGCTATCTCGGACGCTTGA
- a CDS encoding 4Fe-4S dicluster domain-containing protein — MDMWRGIPREEIPWFPTIDDSKCTGCGECLSICRNGVLGFDESSRTAQVTNPYNCVVECSTCARLCPTEAISFPDQAAFSEFIKQKLATGEKP; from the coding sequence ATGGACATGTGGCGAGGAATCCCGCGAGAGGAGATCCCCTGGTTCCCGACCATCGACGACAGCAAATGCACGGGCTGCGGGGAATGCCTCTCCATCTGCAGGAATGGCGTTCTGGGGTTTGATGAGTCGAGCAGGACAGCACAGGTAACTAACCCATACAACTGTGTCGTCGAATGCAGTACCTGCGCCCGTCTCTGCCCAACCGAGGCGATCAGTTTTCCGGATCAGGCGGCGTTCAGTGAATTTATCAAACAGAAACTGGCAACCGGGGAAAAACCATGA